Proteins found in one Chaetodon auriga isolate fChaAug3 chromosome 12, fChaAug3.hap1, whole genome shotgun sequence genomic segment:
- the agxtb gene encoding alanine--glyoxylate and serine--pyruvate aminotransferase b: MMQRALFSRSVLFAQQAAALDSPLAARSAPLLQRLDRSMSSVTIPPPACMLRPLEAPLRYLFGPGPSNVPPRILAAGSKPIIGHLHPEMYMIMDDIKQGIQYAFQTENNMTLSMSGSGHAAMECAVFNTVEPGESVLVAINGIWGERVAEIAERMGANVHRMVKTPGGYFSNKEIEQAVEKHKPVLFFLTHGESSAGLCHPVDGIGDICRKHNCLFLVDTVASLGAAPIFMDKQNIDILYTGSQKALNAPPGTAPISFNERACHKMFNRKTKPVSYLLDMTHLSNYWGCDGKPARIYHHTGPVSGFFALRESLAILAERGLEESWRKHKEVAAYLYRGLEDLGLKLFIPERDLRLPSVTTIAIPDGYEWRELLAYIMKHHQMEMTGGLGPSIDMVMRIGLMGYNCEKANADMALHALADALKNCKKSKA; this comes from the exons ATGATGCAGCGGGCTTTGTTCAGCCGGAGCGTGCTGTTCGCCCAGCAGGCAGCGGCCCTCGACAGTCCGCTGGCCGCTAGGAGCGCGCCCCTGCTGCAGCGACTGGACCGATCCATGTCCTCCGTCACCATCCCGCCGCCTGCATGCATGCTCCGGCCGCTGGAGGCTCCACTGCGTTACCTATTCGGACCAGGACCCTCAAACGTTCCTCCACGTATCTTAGCTGCAGGGTCCAAGCCGATCATTGGTCACCTGCATCCAGAAATGTATATG ATCATGGACGACATCAAACAAGGGATCCAGTACGCCTTTCAGACAGAGAACAACATGACTTTGTCTATGAGCGGCTCCGGGCACGCGGCCATGGAGTGTGCTGTGTTCAATACGGTGGAGCCCGGAGAGAGCGTGCTCGTGGCCATCAACGGAATCTGGGGAGAGCGCGTTGCAGAAATTGCAGAAAGAATGG GTGCCAATGTACATAGAATGGTAAAAACACCTGGAGGGTATTTCAGCAATAAGGAAATTGAGCAG GCCGTAGAGAAACACAAGCCTgtcctgtttttcctcacacatgGAGAGTCTTCTGCTGGTCTCTGTCATCCAGTAGACGGTATTGGAGACATCTGCAGAAA GCATAACTGCCTCTTCCTGGTTGACACAGTTGCATCTCTTGGTGCAGCACCAATTTTCATGGACAAACAAA ATATTGACATCCTGTACACTGGTTCTCAGAAGGCTCTGAATGCACCTCCTGGCACAGCACCCATCTCCTTTAACGAGAGAGCATG CCACAAGATGtttaacaggaaaacaaaaccagtATCCTACCTCTTGGACATGACACATTTGTCCAACTACTGGGGTTGTGATGGCAAACCAGCCAGAAT ATACCACCACACTGGTCCAGTCTCTGGATTCTTCGCCCTGAGAGAGAGTCTGGCAATTCTTGCTGAGAGG GGGCTGGAAGAGTCCTGGAGGAAACACAAGGAGGTGGCAGCGTACCTATACAGAGGACTGGAAGACTTGGGTCTCAAGCTCTTCATCCCTGAACGG GACTTGAGGCTTCCCTCCGTCACCACCATTGCCATCCCTGATGGCTACGAGTGGAGGGAGTTGCTGGCCTACATCATGAAACACCACCAGATGGAGATGACTGGAGGCCTGGGCCCTTCCATCGACATG GTGATGAGGATCGGATTGATGGGATACAACTGTGAAAAGGCTAATGCTGACATGGCACTGCATGCCTTGGCAGATGCTCTCAAGAACTGCAAAAAGAGCAAGGCTTAA
- the thap4 gene encoding peroxynitrite isomerase THAP4 isoform X1 has translation MACPVSNTESVELNPVLLPLDWLLGTWESDEPGEGCFPTIKPFRYTETLTFSHVGQPVINFMFSAFHAETKKPLHRECGFIRMQPGTNRVAFIIAQNSGLVEIEEGELTAQQLNLQSQALARISFAREPHVQQISRVFQLRPDGRLEQTVSMATDNQALMQHLHIIYRRSS, from the exons ATGGCGTGTCCAGTAAGCAATACAG AATCAGTGGAGTTGAACCCAGTCCTCCTGCCTCTAGACTGGCTTCTGGGTACCTGGGAGTCAGATGAACCTGGGGAGGGCTGTTTTCCGACCATAAAACCTTTCCGctacacagagacactgacctTCAGCCATGTGGGACAACCCGTCATCAACTTTAT GTTCAGCGCCTTCCATGCAGAGACTAAGAAGCCTCTGCACAGGGAGTGTGGCTTCATTCGAATGCAGCCGGGAACCAACAGAGTGGCATTCATCATCGCACAGAACTCAG GTCTGGTGGAGATTGAGGAGGGAGagctgacagcacagcagctgaacCTGCAGAGCCAGGCGCTGGCTAGAATCTCTTTCGCCAGGGAGCCGCATGTACAGCAG ATTTCTAGAGTGTTTCAGCTGCGACCAGATGGGAGGCTGGAGCAGacagtttccatggcaacagacaACCAGGCACTGATGCAGCACTTGCACATCATCTACCGTCGGTCATCTTGA
- the thap4 gene encoding peroxynitrite isomerase THAP4 isoform X2, with product MACPVSNTVELNPVLLPLDWLLGTWESDEPGEGCFPTIKPFRYTETLTFSHVGQPVINFMFSAFHAETKKPLHRECGFIRMQPGTNRVAFIIAQNSGLVEIEEGELTAQQLNLQSQALARISFAREPHVQQISRVFQLRPDGRLEQTVSMATDNQALMQHLHIIYRRSS from the exons ATGGCGTGTCCAGTAAGCAATACAG TGGAGTTGAACCCAGTCCTCCTGCCTCTAGACTGGCTTCTGGGTACCTGGGAGTCAGATGAACCTGGGGAGGGCTGTTTTCCGACCATAAAACCTTTCCGctacacagagacactgacctTCAGCCATGTGGGACAACCCGTCATCAACTTTAT GTTCAGCGCCTTCCATGCAGAGACTAAGAAGCCTCTGCACAGGGAGTGTGGCTTCATTCGAATGCAGCCGGGAACCAACAGAGTGGCATTCATCATCGCACAGAACTCAG GTCTGGTGGAGATTGAGGAGGGAGagctgacagcacagcagctgaacCTGCAGAGCCAGGCGCTGGCTAGAATCTCTTTCGCCAGGGAGCCGCATGTACAGCAG ATTTCTAGAGTGTTTCAGCTGCGACCAGATGGGAGGCTGGAGCAGacagtttccatggcaacagacaACCAGGCACTGATGCAGCACTTGCACATCATCTACCGTCGGTCATCTTGA